In the genome of Vicinamibacteria bacterium, the window GTCAAGACTTTCCTCTACTTCGTGGCCACGACAGCGGCATCCGCCACGCTGGGTCTTCTGCTGGTCAACCTGTTTCGACCGGGAGCCGGCTTCGACCCCGCCTCCCAGGCGCAGCTCATGGAAAGCTTCCGAAGCGAAGCGGCCCAGAAAATCGGGATGGCCACATTCTCGGTCGACATGTTCGTGGAGATCGTGAGCCGGAATCCGTTTCGGGATGCCGTGGAGACCAAGATGCTTCCGGTCATCTTCTTCGCCGTGGTCTTCGGCGTGGCCTTGAGTCGGATAGGGGCGGAGCAGGCCCAAGCGATCGTCCGGGTTCTCGAAGGCGTGGGGGACGTGATGGTGACGATCGTCGGCTTCGCCATGCGCCTCGCTCCGCTCGCCGTTCCTGCGCTCATCTTCAACGTGACGTCGCTTCTCGGATGGGCGATTCTGAAACAGCTCGCGTTCTTCACCGCTCTGGTATTCGCCGGCTACGTCGTGCACCAGTTCGGAACCTACTCGCTTCTCGTGCGGCTCGGGGCCGCCTACCCGCCCCGTCTCTTTTTCAAGAAGATCACCCCCCTCATGGTCACCGCCTTCACCACCAGTTCTTCCAATGCGACGCTTCCCACCACCATCAAGCACACTCAGGAAGATCTGGGCGTGCCTCCCCACATCGCAGGTTTCGTCCTTCCTCTCGGGGCCACGACCAACATGAACGGCACCTCGCTCTTCGAGGGCGTCGTCGTCCTCTTTCTCGCGCAGGTATTCGGAATCGAGCTCGCTCTCGGCACCCAGGTTCTCGTGGTCGTACTGGCCGTACTCACCGCCATCGGAGCCGCCGGCGTTCCCAGCGGTGCGATTCCTCTACTGGTTGGAGTATTGGAGACGGTCGGGATTCCCGGGGAGGGTATTGCCATCATCATCGGAGTCGATCGGATTCTCGACATGGGCCGCACGGTGCTGAACGTCACCGGAGACGTGACCGCCGCCTGTGTTATCGCCCGGAGCGAGGGTTTCTCGCTCAAACGGTGACGTCAGCGTCCGCGCGTCCAGAGCGCATAAAAGGGAAGGCCGGCGACCAGGAGACCGATTCCGACCGCGGCATCGGTCGGGTTCTCGACGAGGGTATTGAAGAGGAACCAGGCGGCCACGACGACGAAAACGAGCGTCGCCCAGGGATAGCCCCAGGCACGGTACGGGCGCGGCGCCTCCGGCAGCTTGCGGCGCATGACGAGCACACCGAGAGCGGTGAGAGCGTAGAAGAACCACGAGCCGAAGACGACGTAGGCCGTGAGCTGGTCGTAGCTTCCCGAGAGGGCCAAAAGCGATCCCCAGACCCCGATGGTCACGATCGCCACGTGGGGCGATCGATACTTCGGATGCACGCGTCCCAGAGCGGGCGCAAAAACGCGGTCACGCCCGGCGGCCCAGATGGACCGGGGTCCCGCGAGAGTCATGCCGTTGACCGCGCCGAACGTGGAGCAGAGAATCCCGATCACCACCAGAGCGGCTCCCATCGGTCCCATCACTCTTGCCGCCACATCGGCGGCGATTCGAGTGGAGGCCGACATGTCGACGAGGGGGATCGCCATGGTGAAAGCGACGTTCGTAGCCAGATAGATCGCCATGACGACGAGAGTGCCGGTAAGAAGCGCAACCGGGACGTTCCGAGACGGATTCTTCGCCTCGCCCGCGACCAGGGTGACGTCGATCCATCCATCGTAAGCCCACAACGCCGAGATGAGGGCGAGTCCGAACGCCGCCGTCAGCTCCCGGTTCCAGCTATCGGGCCAGAAGGGACGGAGGTTTCCCCAACTCGCGTGGTCCGATGAGAACACGGCGATGACGAGCCCGACCAAAGCAAGAACCTTGGCGAAAGTGAAAACCTTCATGACCGCTCCCCCGAGCTTCACGCCGCGTACGTTCACCGACGTGACGATCACGATGGCCGCCACCGCAACGACGCGGTTCCAACCGAAAGCCAGATGGAGCGACAATTCGCCCACTCGAAGCTCGTCCTTCCACCAGACGTTGTCGGGGGCGAGCGCGGGAAAGAAGTAGGCGAGAAAAGTCGCGAAGCCCACGGCGATCGCGGCGAGGGAACCGGCTTTGTTGATGAAGAAATCGTTCCAGGCGAACAAGAATCCCCAGACCCTGCCGTAGGACTCGCGAAGATAGACATAGGGCCCTCCAGCCTGAGGCAGCACCGAGCTCAGCTCGGCGAGGGACAGCGTTCCGAAGAGCGTGAGCATGCCCGCCACGATCCACACGAGCAGCATCGGTCCGGTCGAGCCCACGCGGCCGGCGATCGTGGCGGGAACGATGAAGATACCCGAGCCGATGATCACCCCGATGTGAATCGCAAGAAGCTCCTTCAGCCCCAGCAGGCGCGCGAGCCGCGGAGAGGAGGGGTCGTCAGGTTCAGATTGGGATCTCGTGTCTTCTAGCATGAGCGTGCCCTCGAATGGAGCCGCGAACAGAAGCCGGAAAGATCTAGAAGCTCGAGTCGGGAGGCGGGCGGGGACTTTCCGCCGATTCGTCCAACGCGAGAGAAGTCAGCCGGGGAGCGGAAAGCAACAACCGTGGCGCCGAGGTGTCCGGGGGCAAACCGACGCGGTCGGTCCAAAGAAGAACGGCCCGGACCTTCGAGCCCGACGGCGAGACCGAACCGGGCTCGGAGTCGTGGCCTTCAGGAGCACGAATGAAGATTGCCGAAGGCCACTCCTCTACCAGGAAACCGGCCGGAACTGCGCTCGTGATGACGAAGAGAATTAGGGCGCAGGCCACAAAGCGTGAAAGGCGCACCGTTCTGAGCTCCGACTGCTAGCAGTGTAGCAGGGTGATGAAAAAGTACAACTCACCCTGCGCGAGCGGAGCGAGCCCGGCGCGCTTGCCGCGCCGTAAGCAGCCCGAGCCGTGGCGGCCGGGCGATCGCAGGTCCCGCCACGGCACTAAGCACTTTGGGCCAGCCGCGACGAAGCGCAAGCCGGCAACGATGTGATTCTCGCCGCGATTCGTGCTAGAACTCTCCTACGCGCTCCTCCAGAGAAACGCCGTTCTCATCGCTTCCCTTCACTCCGACCCAGTGGCTCATCTGTGCCGTAGCGGCTCTCGGCTTCGCCTTCGACATCTACGAGCTTCTCATGCTTCCCCTCATCGTTCGACCGGCGCTTCTCGAGCTCGGTCCGCTCCAGCCGGGAACGCCCGAGTTCAACGCCTGGGTGGGATGGCTCTTCTGGACTCCCGCCGTCGCCGGTGGCGTATTCGGCCTCGTGGGCGGCTATCTGACCGACCGTTTCGGTCGCCGCAGGGTTCTGGTGTGGAGCATTCTCCTCTACGCCTTCTCCGCTCTCGCCGCCGGCTTTTCGACGTCGCTTCCGATGCTCCTGTTCTTCCGCTGTACGACGTTCGTCGGGGTCTGCGTGGAATTCGTGGCCGCGGTGGCCTGGCTGGCCGAGCTTTTTTCTCACCCGAAGCAGAGGGAAGCGGTCATCGGCTACACCCAGGCTTTTTCCTCCGTAGGTGGCCTTCTGGTGACCGGAGCCTACTATCTTGCCGTTCGGCTCGGGCCTCATCTGCCGGAGATCCAGGGCGGCCACGAAGCATGGCGCTACACGCTCATTTCCGGGGTGATCCCCGCGCTTCCCCTGATGATCATCAGGCCTTTCCTTCCCGAGTCCCCCGCGTGGAGGGAGAAGAAACGTGACGGCACTCTCAAGCGCCCCAGCCTTGCCGAGCTGTTTCAGCCCGCGCTCCGACGCACCACTCTCGTGACCGCGCTCCTGTTCGCCTGCAGCTACGGCGCCGCCTTCGGCGCGATCCAGCACCTTCCACGCATCGTGCCCGGGCTGCCGGAGGTCCGGGGTCTCGACCGCCCGGCCGTGGAGACGGTGATCAGCAACGTGCAGCTGCACCAGGAGCTCGGCGGTCTTCTCGGCCGATTCGCTCTCGCCTTTCTCGCCGTCCGGATCGTCGCCCGACGCCGTCTGCTCCATCTGTTCCAGGTCCCGGGTCTTATCCTGGTACCTCTCGTCTTTCTGTTCCCCGCCGTCAACGACCTGGAGCTTCTCCGATGGGGCGTCCTCTTCGCCGGATTCGTCACCGTCGCCCAGTTCAGCTTCTGGGGCAACTACATCCCTCGCGTCTACCCCATCCATTTGCGAGGCACCGGAGAGAGCTTCGCCGCGAACATCGGCGGGAGAATGGTCGGGACGTCCGCGGCGCTCTTGACGACCCGGCTCGCCAACGTCATGCCGGGAGATTCGGCGCCCGCCCAGCTCGCCTTCGCGGCGGCCACCGTGGCGCTATTGGTCTACGGCGTTGGCTTCGCCGCCAGCTTCTGGCTTCCCGAGCCGAAGGCCGAGCTACCCGAATAGAATGCCGCGACCCATTCGGGTTATCCCGGGGGATCCGAAACGGCTCGGCCACGAAGGCGTCCGAGACGGAGCAGAGCCTCCACGACGAGCCACAGCGCGAGACCCAGGATCCCGCCTCCCATCACGAGCAGCAAGACGTTCCCCGATCGATAGAAGTCGCTCATCTTGAGGGTCATCGCCACGATGGTGGTTGCGATCATGAACACCATGGGAATGGCGACGCCGAGGTAGCTCGAGCCCCGCCGAATCAGGTACACGGTAACGACCAGAAGGGTGAGGCCGCCCAAAATCTGGTTGGTCGTGCCGAAGAGCTGCCACAGTACCAGGCCCGCCGGTTGGCCCTCGAGACGAAAGAAAGCGAAGAAGCCGACGGAGGCGACGGCGAGCGCCGAGGAAACGTAGCGGTTTCCGAGCAAGGGCCGCCGGACGGACGCTCCGATCTCCTCGATGTTGTAGCGCAGGAGTCGGGTGGCGGAGTCCAGCGTGGTCAGGGCGAAGGATACGGCGACCAGCGCGACGAAGGCACGGCCGGTGTCGACCGACAGGCCAAGCTGGCTGAGAAACAGGGCGCTCCCGTCGATGAAGGCGGCCATGCTCTCGGGAAGCCCCTGGGCCATGTTCCAGCTCCGATAGTGGTCCTGCCATGCCTCCGGCGTACGGAACCCGGCGGTGCACGCCAGCACGGCGGAAAGACCGAGAAGGCTTTCTCCGATCATCCCCCCGTAGCCAATCAGGGGGGCGTCCGTCTCCTTATCGATCTGTTTCGCCGTGGTGCCCGAAGACACGAGACCGTGGAATCCCGAGATCGCTCCGCAGGCGATGACGATGAAAACGAATGGAAAGAGCGGCGGGGCGCCGTCGGGATGGAAATCGACCGCTGGGGCGACGAAAGCGGGACGAAGAACAAAGAACCCGACGAAGATCGCTGCGAGACCCATGTAGAGCAGAAGTGAATTCAAGTAGTCTCGTGGCTGGAGCAGAATCCAGACGGGCAGAACCGAGGCCGCGAAAGCATAGGCCAGGAGTAGGAAGCTCCAGGTCTCCACGGAGAAGTCCGGACGAGGGAGGATGAGACCGAGGTAAACGGACAGCAGCGTCAGGAGGAAGCCCGCGAGGGTGAGCCATCCGAGGGAGAATCCCTTCTTGTAGAACAAGAATCCCACGACCATGGCCAGCCCCATCAGGGCCACGCTGGGAAAGACCGCTTCGGGGTTGTAGCTCACCGAAAAAAGCTGGGCCACTACTTGAACGAAGACCCCCATGGCGAGCGCCACGAGGAAAAAGATGATGGCATGAAAAAGACTCTGCGCCCGCGAGCCGAGGAATGTTTCCGCCACCTTGCCGATCGAGGTGCCGCGCGCCCTCATGCTGACCACAAGGGCGCTGAAGTCGTGAACCGCGCCGATGAACACGGCTCCGAGGACTACCCATAGAAGAGCGGGAAGCCAGCCCCAGATCACGGCAATGGCGGGCCCGAGCATCGGAGAGAGGCCGGCGATGGACGCATAGTGGTGGCCGAAAAGAACCGACCTGCGGGCGGGGACGTAGTCGACCTCGTCCCTCAGTGTGTGTGCCGGCGTGGGCGCGTCGGGATCGAGCTGGAA includes:
- a CDS encoding dicarboxylate/amino acid:cation symporter, whose translation is VKTFLYFVATTAASATLGLLLVNLFRPGAGFDPASQAQLMESFRSEAAQKIGMATFSVDMFVEIVSRNPFRDAVETKMLPVIFFAVVFGVALSRIGAEQAQAIVRVLEGVGDVMVTIVGFAMRLAPLAVPALIFNVTSLLGWAILKQLAFFTALVFAGYVVHQFGTYSLLVRLGAAYPPRLFFKKITPLMVTAFTTSSSNATLPTTIKHTQEDLGVPPHIAGFVLPLGATTNMNGTSLFEGVVVLFLAQVFGIELALGTQVLVVVLAVLTAIGAAGVPSGAIPLLVGVLETVGIPGEGIAIIIGVDRILDMGRTVLNVTGDVTAACVIARSEGFSLKR
- a CDS encoding amino acid permease, whose product is MLEDTRSQSEPDDPSSPRLARLLGLKELLAIHIGVIIGSGIFIVPATIAGRVGSTGPMLLVWIVAGMLTLFGTLSLAELSSVLPQAGGPYVYLRESYGRVWGFLFAWNDFFINKAGSLAAIAVGFATFLAYFFPALAPDNVWWKDELRVGELSLHLAFGWNRVVAVAAIVIVTSVNVRGVKLGGAVMKVFTFAKVLALVGLVIAVFSSDHASWGNLRPFWPDSWNRELTAAFGLALISALWAYDGWIDVTLVAGEAKNPSRNVPVALLTGTLVVMAIYLATNVAFTMAIPLVDMSASTRIAADVAARVMGPMGAALVVIGILCSTFGAVNGMTLAGPRSIWAAGRDRVFAPALGRVHPKYRSPHVAIVTIGVWGSLLALSGSYDQLTAYVVFGSWFFYALTALGVLVMRRKLPEAPRPYRAWGYPWATLVFVVVAAWFLFNTLVENPTDAAVGIGLLVAGLPFYALWTRGR
- a CDS encoding MFS transporter; the encoded protein is MLPLIVRPALLELGPLQPGTPEFNAWVGWLFWTPAVAGGVFGLVGGYLTDRFGRRRVLVWSILLYAFSALAAGFSTSLPMLLFFRCTTFVGVCVEFVAAVAWLAELFSHPKQREAVIGYTQAFSSVGGLLVTGAYYLAVRLGPHLPEIQGGHEAWRYTLISGVIPALPLMIIRPFLPESPAWREKKRDGTLKRPSLAELFQPALRRTTLVTALLFACSYGAAFGAIQHLPRIVPGLPEVRGLDRPAVETVISNVQLHQELGGLLGRFALAFLAVRIVARRRLLHLFQVPGLILVPLVFLFPAVNDLELLRWGVLFAGFVTVAQFSFWGNYIPRVYPIHLRGTGESFAANIGGRMVGTSAALLTTRLANVMPGDSAPAQLAFAAATVALLVYGVGFAASFWLPEPKAELPE
- a CDS encoding carbon starvation protein A; this translates as FQLDPDAPTPAHTLRDEVDYVPARRSVLFGHHYASIAGLSPMLGPAIAVIWGWLPALLWVVLGAVFIGAVHDFSALVVSMRARGTSIGKVAETFLGSRAQSLFHAIIFFLVALAMGVFVQVVAQLFSVSYNPEAVFPSVALMGLAMVVGFLFYKKGFSLGWLTLAGFLLTLLSVYLGLILPRPDFSVETWSFLLLAYAFAASVLPVWILLQPRDYLNSLLLYMGLAAIFVGFFVLRPAFVAPAVDFHPDGAPPLFPFVFIVIACGAISGFHGLVSSGTTAKQIDKETDAPLIGYGGMIGESLLGLSAVLACTAGFRTPEAWQDHYRSWNMAQGLPESMAAFIDGSALFLSQLGLSVDTGRAFVALVAVSFALTTLDSATRLLRYNIEEIGASVRRPLLGNRYVSSALAVASVGFFAFFRLEGQPAGLVLWQLFGTTNQILGGLTLLVVTVYLIRRGSSYLGVAIPMVFMIATTIVAMTLKMSDFYRSGNVLLLVMGGGILGLALWLVVEALLRLGRLRGRAVSDPPG